Proteins encoded within one genomic window of Bradyrhizobium sp. 186:
- a CDS encoding IS5 family transposase (programmed frameshift), with translation MWTKENRGRYDRSRLRYPSDLTDEEWALVEPLIAPAKRGGNKRTVDVREVINGLMYVLSTGCQWRAIPKDLPPRSTVHDYFDLWAWNGTLDRIHHALYVQCRELANREPSPSAAIIDSQSVKSAGKRGAWIDPHGYDAGKKIKGKKRHILVDTQGLLLHALVHSADIQDRDGGVLVMATLFGLHPFLLKLYADGGYQGPIFQSAVRKILRQIDVEIVKRSDTAKSFAILPKRWIVERTIAWLNRCRRLAKDWECLNRKALAFLRLASIRLMLRKLCQKTA, from the exons ATGTGGACGAAGGAGAACCGCGGTCGTTACGACCGAAGCCGGCTACGCTATCCAAGCGATTTGACTGATGAGGAATGGGCGTTGGTGGAGCCGCTGATTGCGCCAGCCAAGCGAGGCGGCAACAAGCGCACGGTCGATGTGCGCGAGGTGATCAATGGCCTGATGTATGTGCTGAGCACCGGTTGCCAATGGCGAGCGATCCCGAAGGACCTGCCGCCACGCAGCACGGTGCACGACTATTTTGACTTGTGGGCTTGGAACGGCACGCTCGATCGCATCCATCACGCGCTCTATGTACAATGTCGAGAATTGGCTAACCGAGAACCCAGCCCGAGCGCCGCCATCATCGACAGTCAAAGCGTCAAGAGCGCGG GAAAAAGGGGGGCGTGGATCGACCCGCATGGCTACGATGCGGGCAAGAAGATCAAGGGCAAGAAGCGCCACATCCTAGTCGATACTCAAGGCTTGCTGCTCCACGCCCTCGTGCATTCGGCGGACATCCAGGATCGTGACGGTGGGGTACTGGTGATGGCCACGCTGTTTGGCCTGCATCCATTCCTGCTGAAGCTCTATGCTGACGGCGGCTATCAGGGGCCGATCTTTCAGTCCGCCGTTCGCAAAATCCTCCGGCAAATCGACGTCGAGATCGTCAAGCGCTCCGATACAGCAAAGAGTTTTGCGATCTTGCCCAAGCGATGGATCGTCGAACGCACCATCGCCTGGCTCAACCGCTGCCGCCGTTTGGCCAAGGATTGGGAGTGCCTCAACCGAAAGGCATTGGCGTTCTTGCGCCTCGCCTCAATCCGCCTCATGCTGCGAAAGCTCTGCCAAAAAACAGCATGA
- a CDS encoding site-specific integrase, translating into MDTTTTTEPAGKRGRNGSVILTDRLCEKRATKRVKFYDRKCPGLYVSITTAGVATFSFKFTDRTTGKQRTGWLGVYNPETFTVEDARSRVYGLKGMGGEALAETFRDQKAEKAKRGKTVDEIIEERIEWMKTPVKKPDGEMRPRIESWESVASHLRRFIRPRLGKKIASEVTKHDIATLSNDIVAGKHGGKPSVANARHMRRAASGLFNWAAEAGRDYVTASPCVNLPKLDPEHPRTRVLSPDEIRIFWHGLDRDDPPWDRRTCLALKFELVAMLRSGELLPARRDELFDLDGADPLLHVPLKRVKKRRQIQQPLSDLAVEIVREALRGSNKQYVFASPLGDQPMNRKVMATALRGTKVKGKVKTPGICALLGLKPFTPHDLRRTAATLAGDLEFDDAAIAKCLDHAVTKKGDAIVPTVTGKVYNHSPRIKEKRAVLDGVAAELRRIIGKPPVKAVDQKLRLAA; encoded by the coding sequence ATGGATACTACCACGACCACCGAGCCCGCCGGGAAGCGCGGCCGCAATGGCAGCGTCATCCTGACCGATCGCCTCTGCGAGAAGCGGGCCACCAAGCGGGTCAAATTCTACGACCGCAAATGTCCGGGCCTCTACGTCAGCATCACCACGGCCGGCGTGGCTACCTTTTCCTTCAAGTTCACCGATCGGACCACCGGCAAGCAGCGCACCGGATGGCTCGGCGTCTACAATCCCGAGACCTTCACCGTCGAGGACGCCCGCAGCCGGGTCTACGGCCTCAAGGGCATGGGTGGCGAGGCGCTGGCGGAGACCTTCCGCGACCAGAAGGCGGAGAAGGCGAAGCGCGGCAAGACCGTCGATGAGATCATCGAGGAGCGGATCGAGTGGATGAAGACGCCGGTCAAGAAGCCGGACGGCGAGATGCGGCCCCGGATCGAAAGCTGGGAAAGCGTCGCCAGCCATCTGCGGCGCTTCATCAGGCCTCGGCTCGGCAAGAAGATCGCCAGCGAAGTCACCAAGCACGACATTGCCACGCTATCGAATGACATCGTTGCAGGCAAACACGGCGGCAAGCCGTCGGTCGCCAACGCCCGGCATATGCGGCGCGCGGCCTCGGGCCTGTTCAATTGGGCAGCCGAAGCCGGCCGCGACTACGTGACTGCCAGCCCCTGCGTCAACCTGCCGAAGCTCGATCCCGAACATCCTCGCACCCGCGTTCTGTCGCCCGACGAGATCAGGATCTTCTGGCACGGCCTCGACCGTGACGACCCGCCGTGGGATCGCCGGACCTGCCTCGCGCTCAAGTTCGAGTTGGTTGCCATGCTGCGATCCGGTGAATTGCTGCCCGCCCGCCGCGACGAGTTATTCGACCTCGACGGCGCCGATCCGCTACTTCACGTCCCACTCAAGCGGGTGAAAAAGCGCCGGCAAATCCAGCAGCCGCTGTCCGATCTGGCGGTGGAGATCGTCCGGGAGGCCCTCAGAGGGTCTAACAAGCAATACGTCTTTGCGAGCCCGCTCGGCGATCAGCCGATGAACCGAAAGGTGATGGCGACCGCGCTGCGGGGCACCAAAGTCAAGGGCAAGGTGAAAACGCCCGGCATCTGCGCGCTGCTCGGGCTCAAGCCATTTACGCCGCACGACCTGCGCCGGACGGCGGCGACCTTGGCGGGCGATCTTGAATTTGACGACGCCGCAATTGCCAAGTGCCTCGACCACGCAGTGACGAAAAAGGGCGACGCAATCGTGCCCACCGTCACCGGCAAGGTCTACAATCACTCGCCGCGCATCAAAGAGAAGCGCGCGGTACTCGACGGCGTCGCGGCCGAGTTGCGGCGGATCATCGGCAAGCCGCCCGTCAAGGCCGTTGACCAGAAGCTGCGGCTCGCGGCGTGA
- a CDS encoding EAL domain-containing protein: MFTIYSCIAYEHDLRLVVLAALVCALASFAAINFLNHVRKTTGYMRDVWLCVAATACGFGIWATHFIAMLAYSPGIPSGYNIILTLLSLVAAILLTGVGLSIASGNRVPAGRWIGGATVGGGIAAMHYTGMAAFEIAGRIQWDPFLVVVSIVLGAAIGATALPAGLRDGSMKWKAIGAVLLTLAICSHHFTAMGAVSIIPDPTVVVSELALPAGWLALGVALASLTILFLACAGLALDIRERHRAELEVDRMRGLADASAEGLLVCYGDKIVSINTSLTELTGYVPDDVIGESLAICLPEESVRRKLVARPRERIEAELRDVNGQFIPAEFILRSIDFAGQPHHAIAVRDLRDRKKAEEHIHFLAHHDALTGLPNRNSFNARLDQEIEAHQASGRSFAVLCLDLDRFKEVNDLFGHAAGDALLKKVAKCVTAVLERNQMMARLGGDEFAIIATNLSSPSAVGRIAEKVAEALRIENESSTTASFVSTSIGIAIFPNDARDGRGLLTHADTALYRAKTDGRGVYRFFEAAMGVEARDRRMLEHDLRSAIARHEFELAYQPQARLDTREITGFEALLRWRHPQRGQVPPALFIPVAEESGTIQQIGEWVLRQACAEASGWTNPLGVAVNVSAMQLHNPQFTQLVHGILVQTGLNPGRLELEITETALVRDFNRALATLRQLKALGVRIAMDDFGTGYSSLSNLRAFPFDKIKIDGSFIKAVDTNEQAATIVRAVLGIGRGLKLPVLAEGVETSEELGFLSAELCDQIQGYWLGKPADVAAFRHLTHAAESVRDLEFPSPHTGEGVALKVVRR, encoded by the coding sequence ATGTTTACCATATACAGCTGCATCGCCTACGAGCATGACCTGCGACTGGTGGTGCTGGCGGCCCTCGTATGTGCGCTCGCGTCTTTCGCGGCGATCAACTTCCTCAATCACGTCCGCAAGACAACGGGGTACATGCGCGATGTCTGGTTGTGCGTCGCCGCCACCGCATGCGGCTTCGGCATCTGGGCAACACACTTCATCGCCATGCTTGCGTACTCGCCTGGCATCCCGAGCGGATACAACATCATTCTCACCCTGCTATCGCTCGTTGCGGCCATCCTGCTCACCGGCGTGGGTCTTTCGATCGCGTCCGGAAACAGGGTGCCTGCCGGGCGCTGGATCGGTGGAGCGACGGTCGGCGGCGGCATCGCAGCGATGCACTACACCGGAATGGCAGCTTTCGAGATCGCCGGACGGATACAGTGGGACCCCTTTCTCGTTGTCGTTTCCATCGTGCTGGGGGCAGCGATCGGAGCTACCGCGCTGCCAGCCGGTTTGCGCGACGGGTCGATGAAATGGAAGGCTATCGGGGCGGTGCTGCTCACGCTGGCAATCTGCAGTCACCACTTCACCGCCATGGGCGCGGTTTCGATCATCCCCGACCCAACTGTCGTGGTATCGGAACTGGCGCTGCCGGCTGGCTGGCTTGCGCTCGGCGTCGCGCTTGCGTCGCTGACGATCCTGTTTCTCGCTTGCGCGGGTCTTGCGCTCGATATCCGCGAACGCCATCGCGCCGAACTGGAAGTCGATCGCATGCGCGGTCTCGCCGATGCGTCGGCCGAGGGGCTGCTGGTCTGCTACGGCGACAAGATTGTTTCAATCAATACAAGCCTGACAGAACTGACAGGCTATGTCCCCGACGATGTGATCGGCGAATCGCTGGCGATCTGCCTGCCCGAGGAGTCCGTCAGGCGCAAGCTGGTAGCGAGGCCGCGCGAGCGGATCGAGGCTGAATTGCGCGACGTCAACGGCCAATTCATTCCGGCTGAGTTCATCCTTCGCTCGATCGATTTCGCCGGTCAACCGCATCATGCCATCGCCGTCCGCGATCTGCGTGACCGGAAGAAAGCTGAGGAGCATATTCATTTTCTGGCGCACCACGACGCCTTGACGGGTTTGCCGAACCGAAACAGCTTCAACGCCCGGCTCGATCAGGAAATCGAAGCGCATCAGGCCTCGGGCCGGTCATTTGCAGTGCTTTGCCTCGACCTTGATCGCTTCAAGGAAGTGAACGATCTGTTCGGGCATGCCGCCGGTGATGCGCTCCTGAAGAAGGTCGCGAAATGTGTCACGGCAGTTCTAGAACGGAACCAGATGATGGCGCGGCTCGGTGGCGATGAATTTGCGATTATCGCGACAAACCTCTCCAGTCCATCGGCGGTAGGCCGCATCGCCGAGAAAGTCGCCGAAGCGTTGCGGATCGAAAACGAATCATCGACCACGGCCTCGTTCGTTTCCACCAGCATCGGCATAGCGATTTTCCCGAACGATGCCCGGGACGGACGGGGCCTTCTTACCCACGCAGATACCGCGCTCTATCGCGCCAAAACCGACGGCCGCGGTGTTTATCGCTTCTTTGAAGCCGCGATGGGCGTTGAGGCACGCGATCGCCGCATGCTTGAGCACGATCTTCGCAGCGCCATCGCACGGCACGAATTTGAACTGGCCTATCAGCCGCAAGCCCGGCTTGATACGCGCGAGATCACCGGCTTCGAGGCCTTGTTGCGATGGCGTCATCCGCAGCGCGGTCAGGTTCCACCGGCCTTATTCATTCCCGTCGCGGAGGAAAGTGGAACGATCCAGCAGATCGGCGAATGGGTGCTTAGACAGGCATGCGCGGAAGCCAGCGGCTGGACGAATCCGCTCGGAGTCGCCGTGAACGTCTCGGCGATGCAACTGCATAATCCGCAGTTTACGCAACTGGTTCACGGAATCCTTGTTCAAACCGGGCTGAACCCCGGGCGGCTCGAACTGGAGATCACTGAAACCGCGCTGGTCCGCGACTTCAACCGGGCGCTGGCGACGTTGCGTCAGCTCAAGGCGCTTGGCGTCCGCATCGCGATGGACGATTTCGGGACCGGTTACTCGTCGCTATCGAACTTGCGGGCATTCCCGTTCGACAAGATCAAGATCGATGGCTCCTTCATCAAGGCGGTCGACACCAACGAACAGGCGGCGACCATCGTTCGCGCGGTGCTTGGCATCGGGCGCGGGCTCAAGCTGCCGGTGCTGGCGGAAGGTGTCGAGACCAGCGAGGAGCTGGGTTTCCTGAGCGCCGAACTCTGCGATCAAATTCAGGGATATTGGCTCGGGAAGCCAGCCGACGTAGCTGCTTTCCGCCACCTCACGCATGCCGCGGAAAGCGTACGCGATCTCGAGTTTCCCTCGCCCCACACTGGTGAGGGCGTTGCGCTGAAGGTCGTCCGTCGATGA
- a CDS encoding IS3 family transposase (programmed frameshift) has protein sequence MSKRPRRNHTPAFKAKVALAAVKGDRTIAQLAEHFDVHPNQITAWKAQLEGGASGVFGSGNTAPSAPAIDVKSLHAKIGELTLENGFFRRRAHQGGIAERKAMIDRKHDLSITKQAEILKVSRGSVYYLPRPVSSADLEIMRQLDRLHLEYPFAGSRMLRGLLALQGCKIGRRHVKTLMRRMGIEALYRRPRTTKPEPGHKIYPYLLRGIEITRPNQVWAMDITYIPMAQGFVYLTVVLDWATRRVLSWRLSITMEAAFCVETLEDALARHGRPDIFNTDQGSQFTGAAFTGVLADNGIAISMDGKGAWRDNVFVERLWKSVKYEEVYLRAYETVSEARHSIGRYLDFYNGQRPHSSLDDRTPDQAYFDLPPLRAAA, from the exons ATGAGCAAACGACCGCGCCGGAACCACACACCGGCTTTCAAGGCGAAGGTGGCGCTTGCCGCCGTCAAGGGCGACCGGACGATAGCCCAACTGGCCGAACACTTTGATGTCCACCCCAATCAGATTACGGCCTGGAAGGCCCAGTTGGAGGGCGGTGCTTCCGGAGTTTTCGGATCGGGGAACACGGCGCCGTCCGCGCCTGCGATCGACGTGAAGTCGCTGCACGCCAAGATCGGGGAGCTGACGCTGGAGAACG GATTTTTTAGAAGGCGCGCTCACCAAGGCGGGATTGCTGAGCGCAAAGCGATGATCGACCGTAAGCACGATCTGTCGATCACCAAGCAAGCAGAGATTTTGAAGGTCAGCCGCGGCAGCGTCTACTATCTGCCGCGGCCGGTTTCTTCTGCCGACCTCGAGATCATGCGGCAGCTCGATCGGCTGCACCTGGAGTATCCCTTCGCCGGTTCGCGTATGTTGCGAGGCCTGTTGGCTTTGCAAGGGTGCAAGATCGGCCGCCGGCATGTGAAGACGCTCATGCGGCGGATGGGGATAGAAGCGCTCTATCGCCGTCCGCGCACCACGAAGCCCGAACCCGGCCACAAGATCTATCCGTATCTGCTGCGCGGCATCGAGATCACGCGGCCGAACCAGGTCTGGGCGATGGACATCACCTACATTCCAATGGCGCAGGGCTTCGTCTATCTCACCGTGGTGCTGGACTGGGCGACACGTCGTGTCCTGTCGTGGCGGCTGTCGATCACGATGGAGGCGGCCTTCTGCGTCGAGACGCTGGAGGATGCTCTCGCGCGTCACGGCAGGCCGGACATCTTCAACACCGACCAAGGCTCGCAGTTCACTGGTGCGGCCTTCACCGGCGTTCTCGCCGACAACGGCATCGCCATCAGCATGGATGGCAAAGGAGCCTGGCGCGACAACGTGTTCGTTGAGAGACTGTGGAAAAGCGTCAAATACGAGGAGGTCTATCTGCGAGCCTACGAAACCGTCAGTGAGGCGCGACATTCGATTGGCCGGTATCTCGACTTTTACAACGGACAACGACCACATTCGAGCCTTGACGACCGCACCCCGGATCAAGCCTACTTCGATCTTCCTCCGCTCCGCGCGGCGGCCTAA
- a CDS encoding phosphoribosylanthranilate isomerase, translating to MLTQIYEVATPAEAEAISTIGVDHVGVLVGDGAFPRELPVQKASAVMKMIRAPSVLSALFLSADVALIERMAEELDPPIVHLGASSELLTPDLVVALRKSLPKTKFMRSVPVTGPEAVGVAHAYDGVVDWILLDSHRTGDAQIGAQGVTHDWSISRKIVESVRTPVILAGGLGPDNVKEAIRSVRPAGVDSKTRTDHEGTHSKNLEKVEAFYRAATSG from the coding sequence ATGCTGACGCAAATTTACGAAGTGGCGACACCTGCGGAAGCCGAGGCGATATCGACAATCGGCGTGGATCATGTTGGCGTGCTCGTCGGCGATGGTGCCTTCCCTCGCGAACTTCCGGTCCAGAAGGCGTCAGCCGTTATGAAGATGATCCGGGCGCCGTCCGTACTTTCCGCGCTGTTCCTCTCGGCGGATGTCGCTCTTATCGAACGGATGGCAGAGGAGCTTGATCCGCCCATCGTCCATCTCGGCGCATCAAGCGAATTGCTTACGCCTGATCTTGTCGTGGCGCTGCGAAAGTCCCTGCCAAAGACCAAATTCATGCGCAGCGTACCTGTCACCGGACCTGAGGCGGTAGGTGTGGCGCACGCATATGATGGAGTTGTCGATTGGATCCTGCTTGATAGTCATCGCACAGGTGATGCGCAAATCGGCGCGCAGGGCGTGACGCATGACTGGAGCATCAGTCGAAAGATAGTGGAGAGTGTTCGTACCCCAGTAATACTTGCTGGCGGCCTCGGACCAGACAATGTCAAAGAAGCTATTCGGTCCGTGCGACCTGCCGGTGTTGATTCGAAAACAAGAACCGATCACGAGGGCACTCACTCAAAAAACCTGGAGAAGGTAGAAGCCTTCTATCGCGCTGCGACGAGCGGTTAG
- a CDS encoding tyrosine-type recombinase/integrase: MTGLRFLFRVTLRRLDLAAEIYHLREPQKIPLVMSQDETRRLLAVASSLKVRVLLSLGYGCGLRAGEVVRLKVKHIDSAQRIIRVEQSKSRKDRNVMLSPDTLDLLRQWWKTRPPSYDSTTPVAERWLFPGRKPGKPVTTRQLNRLFHEAADAAGIRKGVTLHALRHSFATHLLERGTDIRVIQALLGRATYCPRTTG, from the coding sequence ATGACCGGGTTGCGGTTCTTGTTTCGCGTGACGTTGCGGCGACTGGATCTTGCGGCCGAGATTTATCACCTCCGTGAGCCGCAGAAGATTCCGCTGGTGATGAGCCAGGACGAGACCCGGCGCCTGCTCGCGGTCGCGAGTAGCCTCAAGGTGCGCGTGCTGCTCAGTCTCGGCTATGGCTGCGGCCTGCGCGCCGGCGAGGTGGTCAGGCTGAAGGTCAAGCACATCGATAGCGCGCAGAGGATCATTCGGGTCGAGCAGTCCAAGAGCCGCAAGGACCGCAATGTCATGCTGTCGCCCGACACGCTCGACCTGCTGCGCCAATGGTGGAAGACGCGCCCGCCGAGTTACGATTCCACAACGCCCGTGGCGGAACGCTGGCTGTTTCCCGGCCGCAAGCCCGGTAAGCCGGTGACAACCCGCCAACTCAACCGCCTGTTCCATGAGGCGGCCGATGCGGCCGGAATCCGCAAGGGCGTAACGCTCCATGCGCTTCGACACTCCTTTGCCACCCATCTCCTTGAACGTGGCACCGATATTCGCGTCATCCAGGCGCTGCTCGGAAGGGCGACATACTGCCCGCGAACAACAGGCTGA
- a CDS encoding recombinase family protein encodes MTKITTEHLARNACVYIRQSTADQLAHNHESRRRQYGLVDRAKQLGWSNVEVIDDDLGRSGGGIARPGFERLLATICDGRVGAVLAIEASRLARNGRDWHTLIEFCGLVGTLIVDEDGIYDPRHPNDRLLLGMKGTMSELELSMFRHRSQEALKQKARRGALVLGVAAGYVKIGRDRIEKNPDKRVQDALQLVFTKFAELQSARQVHIWLREEGIELPVKSRQGEAHGVVWRLPAYNIVHNILTNPIYAGAYAFGRTTSRVSVKGGRKHVRRGVQKPMAEWDVLIKDHHAAYITWDEFEHNLEVIANNATGMSSALARGAARKGELLLPGLLRCGHCGRKLHVHYSGKIGRYNCYGARTNHGAARCISISGLSIDAAISNEVLRVLKPLGAEAALKAIKAQSSTTTAAERQLELSLQQARYEAAHARRQYDAVDPANRLVAGELERRWNEALQAVAKLEGEIAALIARRPPPFGEPERQQLVALGADLERAWLHPAATAATRKRILRAALTEIVVRRDGAIIHAVLHWQGGDHTQLQVKQRLNAAGRHNPRIPDDTIALVRELARLMPDRQIARLLNRAGVETGHGNAWTQERVCGFRNHHDIAVFRDGEWAERGEITLEAAAKLIGVCNMTALRMLRRGDIKGRQACVGAPWVIRAEDLAGFAKGKRRKPPLTQNATQRVLDFQ; translated from the coding sequence ATGACCAAAATCACGACTGAGCATCTCGCCCGCAACGCCTGCGTCTACATCCGGCAATCGACAGCAGACCAGCTCGCGCATAATCATGAGAGCCGACGGCGCCAATACGGCCTCGTCGATCGCGCCAAGCAGCTTGGCTGGAGCAACGTCGAAGTCATCGACGACGACCTCGGCCGGTCCGGCGGCGGCATCGCGCGTCCCGGCTTCGAGCGGCTGCTTGCAACGATCTGCGACGGCCGTGTCGGCGCTGTGCTCGCGATCGAGGCGTCGCGTCTTGCCCGTAATGGCCGCGACTGGCATACGCTGATCGAGTTCTGTGGATTGGTCGGCACGCTCATCGTCGACGAGGACGGAATCTACGATCCTCGCCATCCCAACGATCGGCTGCTGCTTGGCATGAAGGGCACGATGAGCGAGCTTGAACTCTCGATGTTCCGCCACCGCTCGCAGGAAGCGCTGAAGCAGAAGGCGCGCCGCGGCGCGCTGGTCCTCGGTGTCGCCGCCGGCTATGTGAAGATCGGTCGCGATCGCATAGAGAAGAATCCGGACAAACGCGTGCAGGACGCCCTGCAGCTGGTCTTCACCAAGTTCGCCGAGCTGCAAAGTGCTAGACAGGTGCACATCTGGCTGAGAGAGGAGGGCATCGAGCTGCCGGTCAAGTCGCGCCAAGGAGAGGCGCACGGCGTCGTGTGGCGACTGCCGGCCTACAACATCGTGCACAACATCCTGACCAATCCGATCTATGCAGGTGCCTACGCGTTCGGGCGCACGACGAGCCGTGTGAGTGTCAAAGGTGGACGCAAGCATGTCCGGCGTGGTGTGCAAAAGCCCATGGCGGAATGGGATGTCTTGATCAAGGATCACCACGCGGCCTACATCACCTGGGACGAGTTCGAGCACAACCTCGAGGTGATCGCCAACAATGCGACCGGCATGAGCAGCGCACTCGCTCGCGGAGCAGCTCGTAAAGGCGAGTTGCTGCTGCCCGGACTGCTGCGATGCGGCCACTGCGGCCGCAAGCTCCATGTGCACTACAGCGGCAAGATCGGCCGCTACAATTGCTACGGTGCGCGTACGAACCACGGTGCCGCGCGCTGCATTTCGATCAGCGGCTTGAGCATCGACGCAGCGATCAGTAACGAGGTCCTGCGCGTGCTGAAGCCGCTCGGCGCCGAGGCAGCACTCAAAGCGATCAAGGCGCAATCGAGCACGACGACCGCGGCCGAGCGCCAGCTGGAGCTGTCGCTGCAGCAGGCGCGCTACGAAGCCGCGCACGCGCGCCGACAGTACGACGCCGTCGACCCGGCAAACCGGCTGGTCGCCGGCGAGCTGGAGCGCCGCTGGAACGAGGCATTGCAGGCTGTCGCAAAGCTTGAAGGAGAGATCGCCGCCCTGATTGCGCGCCGTCCGCCGCCGTTCGGTGAGCCGGAGCGCCAGCAATTGGTGGCGCTCGGTGCTGATCTGGAGCGCGCCTGGTTGCATCCCGCTGCAACCGCCGCAACGCGCAAGCGTATCCTTCGCGCGGCACTCACGGAGATCGTCGTGCGCAGGGACGGCGCAATCATCCATGCGGTCCTGCACTGGCAAGGCGGCGATCATACCCAACTGCAAGTCAAACAGCGACTGAATGCGGCCGGCCGGCACAATCCACGCATCCCCGACGACACGATCGCACTCGTGCGTGAGCTGGCGCGGCTGATGCCCGATCGGCAGATCGCGCGCCTGCTCAATCGCGCTGGCGTGGAGACCGGGCACGGCAATGCCTGGACGCAAGAGCGCGTGTGCGGCTTCCGCAATCACCACGACATCGCCGTCTTCCGCGACGGCGAGTGGGCGGAGCGCGGCGAAATTACGCTCGAAGCGGCAGCAAAACTCATCGGCGTCTGCAACATGACGGCCTTGCGTATGCTCCGCCGCGGCGACATCAAAGGCCGACAAGCTTGCGTGGGCGCGCCTTGGGTGATCAGGGCCGAGGACTTGGCAGGTTTCGCCAAGGGAAAGCGTCGGAAGCCTCCGCTAACACAAAATGCCACGCAGCGGGTCCTTGACTTTCAATGA
- a CDS encoding IS91 family transposase, with translation MSRPVLEVADIFRDHGAAWRRANVGHVSLDQMKVMSAIERCRTAALGGHVARCEDCPHTVIAYNSCRNRHCPKCQGTAAKEWLAAREADLLPVPYFHVVFTLPAAIADIAYQNKAVIYDILFTTSAETMTTIAADPKHLGARIGITSVLHTWGSALTHHPHVHMIVPGGGISIDGTRWVPCRTDFILPVKVLSCLFRGLFLAKLVAAHRAGRLKFFGVHARLDNIRAFKAYLAPLRKIDGVVYAKRPFGGPRAVLAYLSRYTHRVAISNRRLIAADHTGVTFRWKNYRIEGPGRYQTMTLSTREFIRRFLMHVLPGGFHRIRHYGLLASGSRAANIARARELLAVPIRSEQQNASEAPAADEPRMLPRPCPCCGGRMFVIETFARGSEPKHRPTPTPAAIRIDTS, from the coding sequence ATGTCTCGCCCGGTGCTGGAGGTCGCGGATATCTTCCGCGACCACGGAGCGGCGTGGCGTCGTGCCAATGTCGGTCACGTCAGCCTCGACCAGATGAAGGTGATGTCGGCCATCGAGCGCTGCCGCACGGCGGCGCTCGGCGGCCATGTGGCGCGCTGCGAAGATTGCCCGCACACGGTCATCGCTTACAACAGCTGTCGTAATCGCCATTGTCCGAAGTGTCAGGGCACCGCTGCCAAGGAATGGCTCGCCGCGCGCGAGGCCGATCTGTTGCCGGTGCCGTACTTTCATGTGGTGTTCACGCTGCCGGCCGCCATCGCGGACATCGCCTATCAGAACAAGGCCGTGATCTACGACATCCTGTTCACGACCTCGGCCGAGACCATGACTACCATCGCGGCCGATCCCAAGCACCTCGGCGCCCGCATCGGCATCACCTCGGTGCTTCACACCTGGGGCTCGGCGCTGACGCATCATCCCCATGTCCACATGATCGTGCCGGGCGGCGGCATCTCCATTGATGGCACGCGGTGGGTACCGTGCAGGACAGACTTTATCCTGCCCGTGAAGGTTCTCTCGTGCCTGTTCCGGGGATTGTTCCTGGCCAAGCTCGTCGCCGCCCACCGGGCCGGACGTCTCAAGTTTTTCGGCGTCCACGCCCGCCTCGATAACATCAGAGCCTTCAAGGCGTATCTGGCGCCGCTGCGCAAGATCGATGGGGTGGTCTATGCCAAGCGGCCATTCGGCGGCCCCAGGGCCGTGCTCGCCTATCTGTCGCGCTACACCCACCGGGTCGCCATCTCCAATCGCCGCCTGATCGCGGCCGACCACACCGGCGTCACCTTCCGGTGGAAGAATTACCGGATCGAGGGGCCTGGCCGCTATCAGACCATGACGCTGTCGACCCGCGAGTTCATCCGACGCTTCCTGATGCACGTGCTGCCCGGGGGCTTCCACCGCATCCGGCACTACGGACTGCTGGCCAGTGGCAGCCGCGCCGCCAACATCGCGCGGGCGCGCGAACTGCTCGCCGTGCCGATCCGCTCCGAACAGCAAAATGCCTCAGAGGCCCCAGCGGCCGACGAACCCCGCATGCTGCCACGACCGTGCCCCTGCTGCGGCGGACGCATGTTCGTCATCGAGACCTTCGCGCGCGGCAGCGAGCCAAAGCACCGACCCACGCCCACGCCGGCCGCGATCAGGATCGACACCTCATGA